A DNA window from Pithys albifrons albifrons isolate INPA30051 chromosome 7, PitAlb_v1, whole genome shotgun sequence contains the following coding sequences:
- the CRHR2 gene encoding corticotropin-releasing factor receptor 2 isoform X3, with protein MTRSIRCLRNIIHWNLITTFILRNVMWFLLQMIDHNIHESNEPWCRCITTVYNYFVVTNFFWMFVEGCYLHTAIVMTYSTDKLRKWVFLFIGWCIPCPIIIAWAIGKLHYENEQCWFGKEPGKYVDYIYQGPVILVLLINFVFLFNIVRILMTKLRASTTSETIQYRKAVKATLVLLPLLGITYMLFFVNPGEDDISQIVFIYFNSFLQSFQGFFVSVFYCFLNGEVRSAARKRWHRWQDHHSLRVRVARAMSIPTSPTRISFHSIKQTAAV; from the exons GAGTATCAGATGCCTGAGGAATATCATCCACTGGAACCTGATCACCACATTCATCCTGAGGAACGTGATGTGGTTTCTGCTTCAAATGATAGATCACAACATACATGAAAGCAATGAA CCTTGGTGTCGATGTATTACCACTGTCTACAATTATTTTGTGGTGACCAACTTCTTCTGGATGTTTGTGGAAGGTTGCTACTTGCACACTGCCATAGTGATGACTTACTCCACGGATAAGCTGAGGAAATGGGTCTTTCTCTTCATAGGATGGT GTATTCCTTGTCCAATCATCATTGCCTGGGCCATTGGCAAGCTGCATTATGAAAATGAACA ATGCTGGTTTGGAAAAGAGCCAGGGAAATACGTTGACTACATATATCAAGGGCCAGTGATTCTTGTCCTTCTG ataaattttgtatttctatttaaCATAGTTAGGATTTTAATGACAAAGCTGAGAGCTTCAACCACTTCAGAGACAATACAGTACAG GAAGGCAGTCAAGGCCACATTAgtcctcctgcctctgctgggcATCACCTACATGCTTTTCTTTGTCAACCCTGGTGAAGATGACATTTCCCAGATCGTTTTCATCTATTTCAATTCCTTCCTGCAGTCTTTTCAG ggTTTCTTTGTGTCAGTATTTTACTGCTTCTTGAATGGTGAG GTCCGTTCCGCTgccaggaaaaggtggcaccgCTGGCAGGACCATCACTCGCTGCGAGTGCGTGTGGCACGTGCCATGTCCATCCCCACCTCTCCCACACGGATCAGCTTC